AAAAAATCACCCCCTCGATCCCGGCATGCAGGCCTATGAGACATTCGTTGCGGAACTCGCCGCCAAGCTGGGTATCGCCCATCGCGTGCACTATTACGATTACGGTGATCTGCTACTGCTGCTGGAGCACAGCGAGGGGGTCGTCACCATCAATAGCACGGTGGGTACCTGGGCCCTCAATTTAGGAAAGCCCGTATTGGCGCTGGCCGACCCCGTTTATCATCTGCCGGGTCTGACGAGTGAAATGCCCTTGGATCTGTTCTGGAATGCCCCTGACGCGCCAGATCCAGAGTTGTGGAGTGCTTTCAAGCGCGTGCTCATCCATACCACACAAATCAATGGCGGATTTTATTGCCGTGCCGGAATGGACCTGGCTCTGGATACTGCAGTAGATCGCCTGGAACTTGTTCAGTCCCCGCTAGAGGAACTTTTATGCCGCATCGACATCCCCAAAGCATCCTTATCACCGGCGCAACCAGCGCCATCGGCTCCGCCCTCGCCCTGGCCTACGCCACGCATGGTATAACCCTTCATTTGCACGGCCGGAATACGCAAAAACTAGAAGCCGTTGCGAGCCAGTGCCGGGACCGTGGCGCCCGAGTCACGCAATGTTCCTTTGACATTCGCGATAGCGGCATCCTGAGGGACTGGGTGTCCGATAGCGGCATGACGGATCCGCTGGATGTGGTCATCTCCAATGCCGGCATGAATACCAATATTGGTCGCAACGGAGATGGCGAGCGCTGGGAGGACAGCGCGGCACTCATGGACATCAACCTGCGCGCCACGATGGTGTTGGTGGATGCCGCACTGCCGGCCATGCGCCAGAGGGGACGGGGGCAGATTGCCTTGTTGAGTTCTTTGGCGGGTTACTTTGGGTTGCCGGTCACGCCCAGTTATTGTGCATCGAAGGCGGCTATCAAGGCCTATGGAGAGGCACTACGGGGCTGGCTCGCCCCGCAGGGAGTGGCCGTGAATGTCATCATGCCCGGCTACGTGGATTCCGCCATGTGTCGTGCCATGCCGGGGCCGAAACCCTTTTTGTGGACGCCGGAACGCGCCGCGCGTCTCATCAAGCGGCAGTTGGCCGCCAATCGGGGGCGCATCAGCTTTCCTTTTCCCCTGAACTTTGGCACGTGGTGGCTCGCCGTGCTCCCGGAAGCGATCTCTCAACGCATCGTCCGAGGGATGGGCTATCATGGATGAGCGGCAGCTTTTATGGCTTGCTTTGCCCCTGCTCCTTGGCTACATACTGTCCTATGCCCTGGAGTGGATCCTCCGGCCTCGCATACGGGTTTTTTGGCGGCGTCCATTTTTTACCCATGTGCTGCAAGGGGGCATTTATTTGGCGCTCTATGGACTCATCCTGGCCATAGTGGAAAGGCCATGGTTCGCGCTGACGATTACCACGGCCTTGCTTTTTCTGGTGGTTATGGTCAACAACGCCAAATACGAATCGTTGCGTGAACCCTTTACCTATCAGGACTTCGACTACTTTACCGATGCCATCCGGCACCCGCGTTTATACCTGCCCTTTCTGGGCCTTACCCGGGGCATCGCCGCAATCCTGGCCTTTGTCCTTGCGCTTTATGTTGGTTTTACCTTTGAGCGCCCCCTGCCAGAAAGCTTGGGCTGGATGGATTTCGGGGAGTATGTGGGCGCAATTTTCCTGCTTGCGGCAATATTTATTTGGGGGGGAGGTCGGAGAAAGCAGGAGCTGAGCTATGACCCGATAGTGGACATGAATGCGCTTGGCTTCTATGGCAGCATCTGGTTCTATGCCAGGGAAGAGCACGGCCCCTGTCATATCGCCACCCCGTTCGCAGGTCTCCCGGTACCAGCCATCGATCCGCCCACGCTACCCAACATCGTTGTTGTGCAGAGTGAATCGTTCTTCCGTGCCGATCGTTTTTATGATCAGGTCCGCCAGAACCTTTTCCCAGAATTCACGCAGATCGAGCGGGAGGCCATTTGGGCAGGGAAGGTGCAGGTGCCCGCATGGGGCGCCAACACCGTGCGTACGGAGTTTGGTTTTCTGTCGGGATTGGCCGAATCCGATATTGGCGTTCACCGCTTTAACCCTTACCGAAAACTCGCCCTACGCGGCTTTACGTCCCTGGCAAGCCATCTGCAAAATTTAGGTTATGAAACCATCTGCATTCATCCATACCCCGCAAGCTTCTATAACCGCCACAATATCTATCCACAGATCGGATTCAGCCGATTTATCGATATTCGTGAGTTTTCACCTGGCGAGAAGGATGGCCAATATACAGGCGATATCGCCATCGCCAATAAAGTCCGGGATATCATTTCATCTGTAGTTGAAAAACCACTATTTATCTTTTGCATAACCATGGAGAATCACGGCCCCTTGCATCTGGAGTCGCCCCGTGAAGGTGATGCGGACTTGTTCTACGCCACGGGCATCCCCGATTCGTGCCGGGATCTCACGGTCTACATGCGCCATCTGATGAACGCCGACCATATGGCCGGGATGATCCGGGATACCTTGGGCCGTGAACCGCGCGAAGGGATATTTGCCTGGTACGGCGATCATGTCCCCATCATGCCGTCTGTGTACCGGCAAATGGGCACCCCCGAAAGTCTCACCGATGGCTTCATCTGGCGCACGCAGTCCAGTGCGGATACCTATTCCAGGGCGCATTCTGCCCAGATCACCGCTATGGGGGTAGAGTGTTTGGGGGGTGAAATCATTCGTCTGTTACCTTCCGGGCGGGTGGCGGATCCGGAAATTCGGATATCAGCGACCTCCGCCGAGATTTCGTAGAATCCGCCGAATGGGCGTGGGCAAACCTTGCGCCAGGGCGTCTGCGGGGCGATACCAGCGCAGAGTGGCGGCCGAATCCGCAACGGCGCTACCCAAAACGCGCGCATGCGCACAGCGAAAACGTAACTGGAAGTGGGTAAAAACATGTTGCTGTTCTTCCCCCAGCGCCGTCAACCGGAGATCCAGCCGCAAACGGCGCGACCATGCCTCCTGCAAAAATTGTCGTATGGCGGGGGTATCTTCCAGCGGAGGAAGGGTATCGTTGCAAAGGTTGGAAAGTTCGCCGCTGTCGGGCGCCGCCTGCGGTAGGCACCAGAGCCCGCCCCAGATACCCGAATCCGGCCGTTTTTCCAGCAATATCCGTCCTTCCGGATCTGCGGCCAAGAGAAAAAAGGCGCGGCGCTGTGGTTTTGGAGGCCTGTGAACCGTCACGGGCAGGGCGTGACTGCGTCCTTCGGCATGGGCCTTGCAACGGCTGGCCAAAGGGCAATCCGTGCAGCGCGGCTGGCGGGGGGTGCAGATCATGGCGCCGAGGTCCTGAATGGCCTGATTGTAGCCATGGGCATCCTCAGGAGTAAGGGCGCTGGCCAGTGTCCAGAGCCACTGCTGAGTCGCAGTGGCCTTCGGATCCGCAGCTATGGCATGGCTACGGATGAGCACGCGCCGGGCATTGGCGTCGAGGATCGCCTGTCGGTGCCCAAAGGCGCTGGCCAGCACCGCCGCTGCGGTGCTACGCCCCACCCCCGGCAGGGTGACGGCCTTTTCCAGGGTGTCGGGAAAGTGGCCGGCAAAGCCGGCCATCACCACTTGTGCGGCGCGCTGGGCGTTGCGGGCACGGGTGTAATATCCCAGCCCGCTCCATAGCGCGAGCACCTGATCCTGGGGCGCCGCAGCCAATGCCCGCCAGTCAGGCAAGGCCTGCAGAAAGCGGGTGTAATAGGGTTTGACGCTCTCCACCCGGGTTTGCTGGAGCATGATTTCTGCGAGCCAGAGACGATAGGGATCGCGGGTCTGCCGCCATGGCAGATCATGGCGTCCGTGGCGGGTGTACCAAGCCAGCAAGGGTTCCGCGATAGGAATCATGGCCGCACCGCCGAGGCGGCGCTGTGGATGACCAGATTTTGGGCCTTGAGCTTTCCCCAGCGCAGTTGGGCGATGCGGACTTCGCCGGTTACCGGCCACTGTTGCGGCAACGCCGGCAAGACCGCTGCCTTGCCCGGCCGGGGAGCAGGCAGGTAATGTCCCAGATCGAGTTGCGCCACGCTCAGGTTGAGCTGAATCGCCAGCGGTTTCCAGGTCCCGGATATTTTGCCGGTCCAGGCGCTGTTGTCCAGATCACCCTGGGCGACGGTCCACTGAAAGTGGGGGTTATCCAGCCGGATGGCGCCGGTCGACGTCAATCGCTGCAAGGCGCCGGGATCCGTCAGCTTCGGCAGGGACAGCCCGCAGCGCGCGGCTATCCGGGGCAAGTGCCGGATAGCCACCTGATAGGCCAGGTGGCCCTGCAACTTTTTCCAGTTGAGGGCCACCGCGCGGACCTGAAGCGCCAAGTCATTCCCCACGGTCAGTGCGCCTTGCTGCACCGCGATCCGGCCTTGCGCCATATTCAGATGCAACGCCTGCACATCCAGCCGCGCACCACCTTGCTTCCGCTCCTGCCAGCGGGCGCGCATCGTCGGCAGGACCAACTCGCCGGAGACGCTTTGGAGTGCCGGAATGCCCACCTGTAACAGCGTTGGATCACGGGCTGTACCCACCCGCAAAGCAATGCGGCGCGCCTGCAACGTCGGTGCGGACGTCATCCCCGCCGCAAAGTGCCAGCGTCCCGTTTTATCCCGCCAGTGCCAGTCACCAACCAACCGGCTGGGCCCGTCTGCCAGTACCTGGCCATGCACGGCGGTCAAAGACAGTGTATGTCCCGCCACACCGGACCAGCGTAGTGTGCCATCGC
This sequence is a window from Acidithiobacillus ferridurans. Protein-coding genes within it:
- a CDS encoding SDR family NAD(P)-dependent oxidoreductase, producing the protein MPHRHPQSILITGATSAIGSALALAYATHGITLHLHGRNTQKLEAVASQCRDRGARVTQCSFDIRDSGILRDWVSDSGMTDPLDVVISNAGMNTNIGRNGDGERWEDSAALMDINLRATMVLVDAALPAMRQRGRGQIALLSSLAGYFGLPVTPSYCASKAAIKAYGEALRGWLAPQGVAVNVIMPGYVDSAMCRAMPGPKPFLWTPERAARLIKRQLAANRGRISFPFPLNFGTWWLAVLPEAISQRIVRGMGYHG
- a CDS encoding LTA synthase family protein encodes the protein MDERQLLWLALPLLLGYILSYALEWILRPRIRVFWRRPFFTHVLQGGIYLALYGLILAIVERPWFALTITTALLFLVVMVNNAKYESLREPFTYQDFDYFTDAIRHPRLYLPFLGLTRGIAAILAFVLALYVGFTFERPLPESLGWMDFGEYVGAIFLLAAIFIWGGGRRKQELSYDPIVDMNALGFYGSIWFYAREEHGPCHIATPFAGLPVPAIDPPTLPNIVVVQSESFFRADRFYDQVRQNLFPEFTQIEREAIWAGKVQVPAWGANTVRTEFGFLSGLAESDIGVHRFNPYRKLALRGFTSLASHLQNLGYETICIHPYPASFYNRHNIYPQIGFSRFIDIREFSPGEKDGQYTGDIAIANKVRDIISSVVEKPLFIFCITMENHGPLHLESPREGDADLFYATGIPDSCRDLTVYMRHLMNADHMAGMIRDTLGREPREGIFAWYGDHVPIMPSVYRQMGTPESLTDGFIWRTQSSADTYSRAHSAQITAMGVECLGGEIIRLLPSGRVADPEIRISATSAEIS
- the mutY gene encoding A/G-specific adenine glycosylase, with protein sequence MIPIAEPLLAWYTRHGRHDLPWRQTRDPYRLWLAEIMLQQTRVESVKPYYTRFLQALPDWRALAAAPQDQVLALWSGLGYYTRARNAQRAAQVVMAGFAGHFPDTLEKAVTLPGVGRSTAAAVLASAFGHRQAILDANARRVLIRSHAIAADPKATATQQWLWTLASALTPEDAHGYNQAIQDLGAMICTPRQPRCTDCPLASRCKAHAEGRSHALPVTVHRPPKPQRRAFFLLAADPEGRILLEKRPDSGIWGGLWCLPQAAPDSGELSNLCNDTLPPLEDTPAIRQFLQEAWSRRLRLDLRLTALGEEQQHVFTHFQLRFRCAHARVLGSAVADSAATLRWYRPADALAQGLPTPIRRILRNLGGGR
- a CDS encoding AsmA family protein; protein product: MAAVFILLMLVVLGGVFFWFAGGPRYAVEEFLAGRLQQPVSLAANPGWHWGKRELRIVLSGLRLGPSDLPLFSAGRITVALPWRALLHGRVQLRRIELDTPVLDAPWNGAANASGAALSLPGRVVVRDGTLRWSGVAGHTLSLTAVHGQVLADGPSRLVGDWHWRDKTGRWHFAAGMTSAPTLQARRIALRVGTARDPTLLQVGIPALQSVSGELVLPTMRARWQERKQGGARLDVQALHLNMAQGRIAVQQGALTVGNDLALQVRAVALNWKKLQGHLAYQVAIRHLPRIAARCGLSLPKLTDPGALQRLTSTGAIRLDNPHFQWTVAQGDLDNSAWTGKISGTWKPLAIQLNLSVAQLDLGHYLPAPRPGKAAVLPALPQQWPVTGEVRIAQLRWGKLKAQNLVIHSAASAVRP